One genomic region from Octopus sinensis linkage group LG13, ASM634580v1, whole genome shotgun sequence encodes:
- the LOC115218382 gene encoding zinc finger protein 239-like: MAKNLRKSLYICDICNKSFTKQYHLTTHIRIHTGERPYHCDICGKSFSQSGELTIHKRVHTGEKPYHCDICGQSFIRKDILTTHRRIHTGEKPYQCDMCSKSFAKSTNLTDHKRIHTGEKPYHCDICGKSFNQNNQLIKHKRIHTGEKPYHCDICDKSFSRNDELIAHKHVHTGERPYQCDFCGKSFPRNGQLTAHKRIHTGEKRFHCDICGKAFNQSNVLKGHKRTHSGKKTLITIDISGKSFSQ, translated from the coding sequence ATGGCAAAAAATTTAagaaagtctttatatatatgtgatatctgTAACAAGTCATTCACTAAACAATATCATCTAACTactcatatacgtattcatacaggagagagaccttatcactgtgatatctgtgggaaatcattcagTCAAAGTGGTGAGTTAACTATTCACAAACGtgtccatacaggagagaagccatatcattgtgatatctgtggtcagTCGTTCATTCGTAAAGATATTTTAACtacacacagacgtattcacacaggagagaaaccatatcagtgtgatatgtGCAGTAAATCATTCGCTAAAAGTACTAACTTAACtgatcacaaacgcattcatactggagaaaaaccttatcattgtgatatctgtggtaaatcattcaatcAAAATAACCAGttaattaaacacaaacgtattcatacaggagaaaagccctatcactgtgatatctgtgacaaatcattctctcgaaatgatGAGTTAATTGCTCACAAacatgttcatacaggagagagaccatatcagtgtgatttctgtggtaagtcattcccTCGAAATGGTCAGTTAACtgcacacaaacgcattcatactggagaaaaacgatttcattgtgatatctgtggtaaagctTTCAATCAAAGTAATGTTTTAAAGGGACACAAACGAACTCATTCTGGGAAAAAAACATTGATAACAATTGATATAAGTGGTAAGTCCTTTTCTCAATAA